ACGCCTATCGCCGGCAGGTCGACGTGCTGCGCCAGTTCGTCGCGGCGCTGGCGGGATCCGGATCGCCGGTCGTGCTGGCCGGCGATTTCAACGTCGGTAACGATATGGAGCGGCAGGCGTATCTGTCGACCGCGCTGTTCGGCGACGATGCCATGACGCTCGCCGCGTCGGAAAGCAGTTGCGGCGACACCTGCCGGGTGATTGCGCCGGTGCCGACGCCGGCACGGGCGAAGACCATGGTCGCCTATCGCGGCACGATCGCACCGGAAGGCCGCACGCTGCGCTTCGGGACCCTGCCGGACGGCACGCAACTGTCCGACCACGTCGGGGTGATGCGGGCGTTCGCATTCCGCACCTGAACCGGTTCGGGATCGCGCGGCGGCATGGATTGCGGGCGGGCCCATGCCTATATCCCGGCAATGACCCAGCATTCCACCCGCCGCTCGTTCCTGTCGCTTGCCGCCGCCGGCGTCGCCGGCGCCGCGTTATGGGGCTGTCGCAGCGCGCCGGCCGCGGCCGCCGAACGCTTCCCGGTGCAGATGAGCGATGCGGCGTGGCGCACGAAGCTGGGCGACGCCGCGTGGAACGTGCTGCGCCACGAGGGTACCGAACGACCCTATTCCAGCCCGCTCAACGCCGAACATCGTGCCGGCACTTTCGCATGCAAGGGCTGCGCGCTACCGCTGTTCTCGTCGAAGACGAAGTTCGAGAGCGGCACCGGCTGGCCGAGCTTCTATGCACCGTTGCCGAAGGCGGTGGCGACACGCACCGACGGATCGCTGATGATGGAGCGGACCGAAGTGCATTGCCGGCAATGCGGCGGACACCTCGGCCATGTCTTCGACGATGGCCCCAAGCCGACCGGCAAGCGCTATTGCATGAACGGCGTGGCGATGACGTTCAAGGCGGGCTGATCCAGCACCGGACGGTCCATGGTACGTCGACGTTTCTCGCGCCGGCTTGCCGACAGCCTCATCCCCTCGCCTGATCCGTCACCGTGGCCGGCGCCCGGATCGTCATGGGCTTCGCTTAAGACGTGGGGGACCGGCGCGGTGCGCCTTCACCAGCTGTGGGATGACAATGAGGAAAACAGGGGGATAAACGGCGCGCCGGCAGTTACTCGCCGGCGACGGGAACGACCGGCACGATGGCGGCGGTGGCGATGACGTTGGTATCGACCGCAGGCGCCTGCTCCACGACCGGTGCATGGCCCGAATAGATGAAGCCATTGGTCGGATAGCTGGAGGTGCCGAGGCCGCCGGTCGGGCCGTACCAGACCTTCACTTCGCTCCAGTCGCCCGCCGTCGACACGTCGACAGCCCGGACATCGCGTTCGATGCCGCCGGGGCGCGACCAATTGGCGTGGGTCAGCAGCACTTCGCGATCGCTCACGATCCGCGACACCATGGCGACATGGCCGACGCGCATGCGGCGGGTCGACTGGAAGGCGAGCACCGCGCCGACCTTGGGCGCATGACCCCGTTCGTACTTGCCGGCGGCTTGGCTCCACCAGGTGTTGGCGTTGCCATGGATGTCGATGCCCGAGATTTCGCGGGCGTACGGCGCGCACTGCCAGAATTGCGCCATCGCCGGAGTGGCCATCATCAGGCCGCACGAAAACACCAGCGCAAAACGCGCTGCCAACGCCTTAACAGTCATTTGCTGACCCCCCGGTCAAAACCCGTTCGTCGAGGATGTCGCTAGCCGGGGGTTCTCATTTCTCCAATGGCCGCCGGAACCATAAGCGGCGAACTGTGTTGGCGCGCCGACGAGTGGGGGATGGACCGTCGAAGCGCGTCCGAAGGGCTGACCCTTTCGCTACGATGAACGGTTCGATCAGTGTGAATCAGTCAGCGCCTCTGCCCCAAGCCGCGCCAACCGCGCCTCATGCTCGCGCCGGCCGAATGGAAAGCGGGTGAAGCAGAACGCCGCCAGCCCCGCGATCGTCAGATAGGCGATGCCGTAGGTCAGCGTCAGTCGGTCGATCGTCGCCACCGGCACCTGCCCCGGCGTCGCCTTTTCGGGAAAGCCCGCGACCGCCAGGATTGCACCGGCCAGGAAGATCCCGATGCCCGAGGTGCATTTCTGCACGAAGAACGATCCAGCGAAGAACACCCCTTCGGACCGGCGTCCCGTCTTCGCCTCCGAATCCTCGACCACATCGGCCATCATCGATGCGCCGAGGATGAAGGCGGTGACGTTGCACGCCGTCGCGACGACGAAGAAGCAGAGCAGCACCGGCAGCAGGGTGGCGGTGCCGACCTCCGGCAGGACGTGCAGCAGGCGCAGCGCATAAGGCGCGATGTTGAAGCTCGCGCCGGCCACGACCGCGGTGGCCGCGGCCGAGGGCTTGCTGACCCGCCGGCCGATGCGCGGCGCCGCCACGAACGCGACCAGCACGCCGCCGAACAGCGCCACCGTCGCATAGACGAAGACGATTCCCCGAAACCCCCAGACATAGGTGTAGAGGTAGGTCGACATCGCGTAGCTGATCCCCTGCACCGTATAGGCGCACAGGCCCGCCAGCATCAGGATCGCGAACGCGCGGTTGCGCACCGTCTGGCCGAGTTCGCGGAAGCTGTCGCGCAGCGACTGCGCGACGATCGGCGGGTTGGGCAGGTTCGGGATCTCGCGATGCGTGCCCCAGCCGGACATGAGAATGGCGCTGCCCATCAGCAGCGCGCCGAGCAGCGCGTAACCGACATAGCCGTCGCGATTGAGCAGGCCGTTGGCGAAGGCGGGCGTCGGCGCGAGGAAATAGAGATAGGCCGACACCAGCATGGTCAGCCCGCCGGCCCAGCCGAACAGGTAGCGCCATGCCATGATCCGTGTCCGTTCGTCGTAATCCGACGACAATTCGGGCGTCAGCGCGACCGACGGCACCTCATAGCAGCTGACCGCCGTGCGCACGAGCACCGCGGTCAGGAACAGCCAGCCGAGCGTCGCCGGCTGCGACAGCGATTCGGGCGGGTTCCACAGCAGGACCCAGCCGACCATGATCGGCAGCGCAGAAGCATACATCCACGGATGCCGCCGCCCCCAGCGGGTGCGCGTGCGATCGGAGAAGAACCCGACCATCGGATCGACGAAAGCGTCGATCAGCAGCGCCATCATCACCACCAGCCCGACCGTCGCCGAAGGCAGGCCGACCACCTGGTTGTAGAACAGCAGCAGGAACGTGCCGAAGCCGGCGTCCTTCACGCCATAGGCGACCGCTCCGAAGGCATAGGCGCCCATCGTACCGGTGCGCAGCCGCCGGGCGCGCGGCACCACGATCGCCGATGCCGCCGCCGATGCCGGGACCCCGCGCACGGACGTACTCACCGGAACGCCTCCAGCGCGGTCAGCATCGATGGTACGGCGGGGTCCCAGCTGGCCCGCGTCCCGATCGTCAGGCCGCCATCGACCAGGATGTGCGTGCCGGTGATGAACGATGCGTCCTCGCTGGCGAGGAAGGCGACGGCCGCCGCGATATCCTCGGGTCGGCCGGCGCGCGGGATCGGCTGCGCCTTGGCGGCGGCGCCGGCGATCATCCCGTCCGCCTGTTCGCGACGCGCGCCCTCGATGTCGAGGTGACGGGTGAATATGGCCGTGGTGATGAACCCCGGCACCACCGCGTTGACGCGGATGTGCGCCGCGGCGAGGTCTGCGGCGGCGATCTTCGTGAGGTGCAGCACGCCGGCCTTGGCGGTCGAATAGGCGGTCGGCGCATAGCCGGCGCCAAGCGCGGATACGGACGCGGTGTTGACGATCGCGCCGCCGCCGCGTCGTGCCATCAATGGCGCGGCATAGCGGATGCCGAGCGCGACCGATCGTAGCAGCAGCGCCATCGTCCGGTCCCAGTCGTCGGGCGACAGCTGGTCGATCGGTTCCCTCGCCCCGCCCGCGCCGGCATTGTTGAACACGATGTCGAGGCCGCCGGCCGCATCGGCCGCCTGCATCAGCGCCTCGATCTCGTCGGCCCGGGTCACGTCGGTGTGCCGGAACGCGATGCGGCCACCCGACGCGGCGGCCAGTGCCGCACCGGCCTCGCCATCGATATCCGCGACTATCACGCTGGCGCCCTCGTCCGCCAGCCGCAGGGCGGTCGCACGCCCGATGCCCGATGCGCCGCCGGTGACGACCGCGCGCTTTCCTGCGAAACGCATCCTGGCTCCTCCATGTTTTCGGCAATCATAGTATGGCACTTAAACGGGTCAACCGATCGCTTTTCGAAATTCGGGTTTGCAGCCGGCACGGTCCCGTTCTAACCACCTCGGCATCGTTCGCCCCGGTATGCGGGGCTTCGCAAGGGAAACGCCATGGCCCTCGATGCCGACACCTTCGACGCGCTGATCGACACGGTCCGCCGCTTCGTCGCCGAACGCCTGCGCCCGCTGGAGGGCGACGTGGAGGCGGCCGACGCCATTCCCGACGCGGTGATCGCCGACATGAAGGACATGGGACTGTTCGGCCTGTCGATCGCCGAGGAATTCGGCGGCCTGGGCCTCGACATGGTCGAGGAATGCCGCGTCGCCATCGAAATGGGGCGGACCACGCCCGCGTTCCGCTCGACGTTCGGCACCAATGTCGGCATCGGCAGCCAGGGACTGGTGATGGCCGGCACCCCCGAACAAAAGGCGGCATGGCTACCGAGAATCGCAAGTGGCGATATCGTCACCAGCTTCGCGCTGACCGAACCCGATGTCGGCAGCGATTCAGGCGCGGTGAAGACGCGGGCGGTGAAGGACGGCGACGTCTACCGCCTGACCGGCACCAAGCGCTACATCACCAATGCCGACAAGGCGCAGCTGTTCACCGTGATGGCCCGCACCGGCGAGGACAAGGGCGCACGCGGCGTCTCCGCCTTCCTGGTGCCGAAGGACCTGCCCGGCATCACCATCGGCGAACCCGAAAAGAAGATGGGGCAGAAGGGCGCAAAGGTCGCCGACGTGCATTTCGACGACGTGCCGGTGCCGGCGGCGAACCGGCTGGGCGCGGAAGGCGAAGGCTTCAAGATCGCGATGCGCGTCCTCGACCGCGGGCGGTTGCACATCAGTGCGGTGTGCGTCGGTGTCGCCGAACGGCTGATCGCCGACAGCGTCGCCTATGCGGGCAGCCGCAGCCAGTTCGGCGCGCCGATCGCCAGCCACCAGCTGATCCAGGGCATGATCGCCGACATGAAGACCGAGGCGCTGGTCGCGCGGGCGATGGTGCTGGAAACGGCGGCGAAAAAGGATCGCGGCGAGGACGTCGTGCTGGAATCGGCAGCGGCGAAATATTTCGCGAGCGAGATGGTCGGACGCGTCGCGGACAAGGCGGTGCAGATCTACGGCGGGGCGGGGTATATCGCCGACTACGGGATCGAACGGCTGTACCGCGACGTGCGCCTGTTCCGCATCTACGAAGGCACCAGCCAGATCCAGCAGGTCATCATCGCCCGCGAAACGATGAAGCGCGGAGGATGAGGCGATGACCCCGCCGATCGTCATCCCCGCACAGGCGGCGATCAGACGCGCAGGGTGCGCGTGAGCCGCCTTGTCCACAACTATGGTCCCCCGCCTGTGCGGGGATGACGACAGGGCAAGGCGACGGGTCAGGCATCGCGCCCCAATGACGCATTCCAATCGGGAGGATACACCATGGACACCACCACCCTCTTCCGCCTCGACGGCAAGGTCGCGCTGGTCACCGGCGGCAGCCGCGGCATCGGCAAGATGATCGCGGCGGGCTTCATCGCCCAGGGCGCCAGGGTCTATATCTCGTCGCGCAAGGCCGCCGCCTGCGCCGACGCCGCAGCAGAGCTGGGGCCCAATTGCATCCCCCTGCCCCAGGACGTCAGCACGGTCGCCGGCTGCCAGGCGCTGGCGGAACAGCTGGCCGCGCACGAAGGCCGGCTCGACATCCTCGTCAACAATGCCGGTGCCGCCTGGGGCGTGCCGTTCGAGGAGTTTTCGGAAACGGGTTGGGACAAGGTCATGGACCTCAACGTCAAGTCGCCCTTCTTCCTGACGCAGGCGCTGCACGGGCTGCTGAAGGCCGCAGGCACGCCGCAGCGCCCGGCCAAGGTCATCAATATCACCTCGATCGACGGCCAGCGCCTCAATCCGTGGGAAACGTACAGCTATCACGCCTCGAAATCGGCGCTGATCTACCTGACCAAGCGGCTGGCGGCACGGCTGGTGAAGGATGCGATCAACGTCACCTCGATCGCCCCCGGCGCCTTCCCCAGCGATATGAACAAGGCCGCACGCGACCACGGCGACGCCATCGCCCGCGGCATTCCGGCCGGCCGGATCGGCGTCGACGAAGACATGGCCGGCGCCGCCATCTACCTCGCCAGCCGCGCCGGCGATTACGTGGTGGGCGAAACGATCACCGTCGACGGCGGCCTGGTACACGCCGCACTGGGCACCAGCATCGACGCGTAGGTGGGTGGCGCGAGGCGGGGGTGTTGTGGGGAGGGCGAACTGTCGGTGTGCGGGGACGCCGGTAGCGATAGCCGACATCACGCAGCACCGATTTTCCTAGTAACGATCGAATATCGGAAAAGAAAGACCTTCTCAAATCCCGCGTCGGGTATCCAAATTGATACGCTAGCAGTGCCAATCTGCGACGAAGGCCGCTGGCGCACCCGTTTGCCGTTTTGGAAGACGGTTAGTACTCTGTTGATCTTGCACCGTCCGCAATCGCGTTTGTGGCCGCACAAAGGTTGCCGACAAATCTCGTGCCATGCTGGACGACATATTTGCGCTCCTTGTTGCGCTGGCTGCGCTCTCGCGTGAAGGCGATCGTGCGCGGTCCGCTGACGCGGCCACCGAGTTCAAACCAGATAACCCAATATCCAGCGATGTTGTAAGCACGCAGGAAGCGATGCTGCGGTACATCCTCGTCATCGATAACGTCCGTGCTGTTGAAAGGGCCACCTGCATCTGAAACCTTGCGATTGCCGATTGCCCGATGAAACTCCTCGACAACATCCGGCGGCAGTTGCGCCATGCTAGTGGCCATCGTTGATGCTGTTTGCAAAACACAGGGTGGGAATACCGGCATGTCTGGTTGATGGCGTTCCTTCCACGCCGCATACGGACCGACCTGCAATAGAACGCTGGCGACGAAGAGCATCAAATCCTCCCAGATTGGGGATGCAGCCAACCATTTGTGTGTGGCAATTCAAAGACGCCTTTCCGCCGCCAGAATGAGCTCCCGATGACGTGACCCCCGTTTCTTCATCCACCTGGACCTAGAGACCGGCCCCTCGAAGGGACGGACGGAATGAAGCGGAAGCAGTTTTCGGAAGAGCAGATCATCGGCATCCTGAAGGAGGCCGAGGCGGGTGCGGTGGTGACGGAACTGTGCCGCAAGCACGGCATGTCGAGCGCGACCTACTATGCATGGAAGGCGAAGTTCGGCGGCCTGGAGGTATCTGACGCGAAGCGTCTGAGGTCGCTTGAAGAGGAGAACGCGCGGCTCAAGCGGCTGCTTGCGGACACGATGCTGGACAACGCGGGGTTGAAAGACCTGCTGTCAAAAAAGTGGTGACGCCCGCCGCGAAGCGACAAGCGGTTGCGCATCTCCAGGCGACGTTGGGGATGAGCGAGCGGCGGGCGTGTGCTGTCGTCGGGGCGGACCGCACGAGCATGCGGTATCGCTCGTGCCGGGCAGATGATGGCGACCTTCGGTCGCGTCTGCGCGAGCTGGCGCAGCAGCGCCGACGGTTCGGCTATCGACGGCTGCACATCCTGCTGCGCCGGGACGGCATCACGATCAACCGCAAGAAGACCCAGCGGCTCTACCGTGAGGAAGGGCTGACGGTCAGGCGCCGGAAGGGACGAAGGCGCGCCGGTGGCGCGCGGGCACCTGCGCCGGTGCTGGCGCTCCCCAACCAGCGCTGGAGCCTGGACTTCGTGCACGACCAGCTCGTCACTGGCCGACGGTTCCGCGTGCTCAACATCGTCGACGACGTGACGCGCGAGTGCCTTCGGGCAGTGGTGGACACGTCGATTTCGGGCCGGCGGGTCGTGCGCGAGTTGACCGATCTGATCGCGGAACGTGGCAGGCCAAAGATGATCGTCAGCGACAACGGGACCGAACTGACGTCGAACGCGGTGCTTGCCTGGTCCAGCGACGCGGGCGTCGAGTGGCATTACATCGCGCCGGGCAAGCCGACGCAGAACGGGTTCGTCGAGAGCTTCAACGGTCGCATGCGCGACGAGCTGCTCAACGAGACGCTATTCTTCACGGTTCGCCAGGCCCGCTCGATCCTGGCGCGCTGGGTCGACGACTACAACACCGAGCGGCCGCACTCGTCGCTAGGCTACGCTACCCCGGCTGCGTTCGCTGCCGGGCTCGAACAGCAATGGGCGGGGTTAACCCCGCCCATTGCTTCAACTGCGCTCATGCGCAACAACACCGGTCGGTCTCTGGTCGCAGCTGGATGAAAGACTGGGGTCACGTCACCGAAGACAACGGACGCCCTTCCCGAAAACGAAGGCCCGGCGAGACGGTCGGCGCTTTCCCATCGGGATGGCAAAACGGGATTCCTCACGTCTCCGCGTCACGAAGTACAGGCTGCGCTTAGTACAATAACCACTCCGGCATCGGCATCGCAGAACCCTCGATCTCTACAGGTATGATCGGACCAACTGCCTTTATGCCACTGTTTTGGCGCGACGGAACTCGTGCCGTCAGGTGAAAGATGAAGTCTTCTTGCGGGCTCGACGGTATGGTCATTTCGTGCACGCGTATGTCCAGTGCAGACAATTCCTGTTCGGTTAGATTCTGAGATCGGAAATCCAACGCCGGTCGATGATCCAGCTCGATTTCAAATCTCTTCAGCGCGTACCGATCCGGTAATCTGTCCCATTCGATCCGGATCACGGCAGATTCGCGTTTTGCATGTTCCGTCGCTGCCTCGACTAAGTTAGCAGGTGGAGACCAGCGGGAAGTACCAAATCGACATGCGAGGAATATCTTGGAGGGTCTGCCAGATTGGTTACGCCGATTGATGTACTGATCGGGTCCGGTATCGCGCGATGTACAAAAGTATGCCTCGTCAGGGCGCTGAAGGTTGCGCGTGCCATAAAGGCGCTGGGCGATGATTTCCGCCTGACCTAAGCTCTTCGCGGGTTTCAGGTCGTAGGCGTGAAGGGTACGGCGACCATTCACGTCATAGGCCAGAGAGGCGCGCTGCCCCTCGCTTGCGCCACATGACGATACTGAGATCAACAGCAATATGTTCGGTAACGATCGGTTCACGCGCTTCCTCCCCTGGTTCCGGTCAAGCCGATAGCAAGTAGAGGTGAAAGAGTTATCGAGGGTCGGCCAATCCACACGAGGGAGCGCGACGGTCGTGGCCACGGGCGATGTGCATTCGGGCTGGCCGATGCTCTTATCCGAACCAACCCTGCACATGCGATCCCGTTTGGAACGTATCAATGATGATCGACGTGATCTCCAAAAGTGCTGCTTGATGCCGGCTCACCTACTGCTTCGCGTTTGGGAACGGCCAGCGAGACGGCGCGGGCGTTCTCGGAATCGATCGAGTTGTGGGAAACGCTGCCTTGTCCGATCCTTTGATCGGCATCATGCTCTTGGGTCTTGCGACGGGAGCATGCCGCGCTTGGCATGCGCTTCAGCATCAGAGAAAGGGAAAGACCCGTCATGGCCGTTCTACGGCACACGATAATCGGCTTGTCCGTCCTTATATTTCCCGCTCTGCCCGGCTGTGCTCCAACCGCAACTTCCTCTCACCCGGCAGCATACCAGTCATTGACGGGATCGGTGTGGGCGCTTCGGTCTCTTCAACGCCGACACGTTCCGCGATCCCGTCACGAGGCGGTCACGCTGCGACTGCTACCCGACCACGGCATCGCGGGAACCGCCAGCTGCAATAGTGTCGGTGGCAGGGAATTCACTTGGACCGCTACGACGGATGCCGAGGGGTCATTCGCGCGTGATCCGTCACAGCCGACGATAATGACAGTCGCGGGGTGTAACAATGTAGTGGCGACACAGATCGCCAACCATTTTTGGACGCTGATGACGAAAGCTCGGAAATGGTCGATTGATCGCGGCGATCTGCTCCTACGCTTCGATGACGGCACGATGGCCGTTTTGAAGGCGATAGGTCCAACAGCGCAGACATCGACCGACTGTCGCTCCGCCGATCCAAACAATCTCGATTGTCACGACCCGGTGAACCCGCGAGAAGCCAAGCGCTGACGTGATAGCGCTGGCTGCCACTTCTACAATCAATCTTTCCCGACAGGGAGGACAATTGCCCGGGAGGCCGCGGCGACGGTCGTCCGCGGCGCCTGCTTCCCAAAATCTGTTCCCGATTGCTCTTTCCCGAAAAGGCATGGCGGAGACGGAGAAACGGGAAAGATCGCGCTTAACGAATGGCCGTTTTCGAATTCCCGGATCGCCAGCTTGCCCGACCGAGATTGGGCGGGACCGGTCGTCGCCGACACCGCCCGCCGCCCTCGCCTAGCGTGCGATGCCGCCCGCCGCCAGCACCGCCAGCGTCACCAGTTCGCTCGCGGTCGATGTCATCGGCGCGATCTGCACCGGCTTTTCCATGCCGATCAGCATTGGGCCGATGACGTTGTCGCCGCCCAGTTCGCGTAGCAGCTTGGCCGAGATGTGCGCCGATTGCAGGCCGGGCATGATGAGGATGTTGGCCTGGCCCGACAGGCGCGCGAACGGATATTTCTTGAGCTGCTTTGGATTGAGCGCAACGTCGGGCGGCATCTCGCCTTCATATTCGAAGCCGACGTTGCGGCCGTCGAGCACCGATACGGCATCGCGGATGTTGTCGACCCAAGCGCCCTTGGGGTTGCCGAAGGTGGAATAGCTCAGCATCGCGACGCGCGGTTCGTGGCCCATCCGGCGCGCGACCTGCGCGGTCTGTTCGGCGAAGTCGGCGAGCTGTTCGCCGGTCGGCCGCTCGTTGACGGTGGTGTCGGCGATAAAGACGGTGTGGCTTTGCCCGACGAGGACGTGGATGCCGAACGGGGTGCGCCCCGCCTCGGGATCGATCACCCGCTTCACCTGGCGCATCGATTCGGACCATGTCCGCGTAATGCCGGTTATCATCGCATCCGCTTCGCCCAGTTGCAGCAGCGCCGCACCGAAGACGTTGCGATCCTGGTTGATCATCCGCTCGACGTCGCGGCGCAGATAGCCGCGGCGTTGCAGCCGGGCATAGACGAAGTCGACCATCGCCGGGACCAGCGGCGAATGGCGGCTGTTGTGGACCTCATATTCCTGCGGGTTGGCGACGCCCAGCGCCTGCAGGCGGTCGTAGACGTCGTCGCGCCCGACCAGCACCGGCGTGCCATAGCCGCCTTCCTTGAAGGCGATGGCGGCGCGCAGCACCACTTCCTCCTCGCCCTCGGCGAACAGCACCCGCTTCGGCCGCGCCCGTGCGCCTTCGTAGGCGAGGCTGAGCACCGACGTCGTCGGGTTCAAGCGGGCACGCAGCTTCTGGCGATAGGCCTCCATGTCGAGGATCGGCTTGGTCGCGACGCCGGAATCCATCGCCGCCTTGGCCACCGCCGACGGCACCAGCTCCATCAGCCGCGGATCGAACGGCGCGGGGATGATATATTCGGGGCCGAAGCTGTGCTGGACGCCATACGCCAGCGCGACCTCCTCGGGCACCCGTTCGCGCGCCAGTTCGGCGATGGCGTTGGCGGCGGCGATCTTCATCGCATCGTTGATCCCCGTCGCGCGCACGTCGAGCGCCCCGCGGAAGATGAAGGGGAAGCCAATGACGTTGTTGACTTGGTTGGGATAATCCGACCGGCCGGTGGCGATGATCGCGTCCGGCCGCGCCGCCTTGGCGAGTTCGGGGCGGATCTCCGGTTCGGGGTTGGCCATCGCGAAGATGATCGGCGCCTTGGCCATGTGCGTCACCATCTCGGGCTTCAGCGCC
The sequence above is a segment of the Sphingomonas insulae genome. Coding sequences within it:
- a CDS encoding IS3 family transposase (programmed frameshift) — encoded protein: MKRKQFSEEQIIGILKEAEAGAVVTELCRKHGMSSATYYAWKAKFGGLEVSDAKRLRSLEEENARLKRLLADTMLDNAGLKDLLSKKLVTPAAKRQAVAHLQATLGMSERRACAVVGADRTSMRYRSCRADDGDLRSRLRELAQQRRRFGYRRLHILLRRDGITINRKKTQRLYREEGLTVRRRKGRRRAGGARAPAPVLALPNQRWSLDFVHDQLVTGRRFRVLNIVDDVTRECLRAVVDTSISGRRVVRELTDLIAERGRPKMIVSDNGTELTSNAVLAWSSDAGVEWHYIAPGKPTQNGFVESFNGRMRDELLNETLFFTVRQARSILARWVDDYNTERPHSSLGYATPAAFAAGLEQQWAGLTPPIASTALMRNNTGRSLVAAG
- a CDS encoding SDR family oxidoreductase; amino-acid sequence: MDTTTLFRLDGKVALVTGGSRGIGKMIAAGFIAQGARVYISSRKAAACADAAAELGPNCIPLPQDVSTVAGCQALAEQLAAHEGRLDILVNNAGAAWGVPFEEFSETGWDKVMDLNVKSPFFLTQALHGLLKAAGTPQRPAKVINITSIDGQRLNPWETYSYHASKSALIYLTKRLAARLVKDAINVTSIAPGAFPSDMNKAARDHGDAIARGIPAGRIGVDEDMAGAAIYLASRAGDYVVGETITVDGGLVHAALGTSIDA
- a CDS encoding MFS transporter, which translates into the protein MGAYAFGAVAYGVKDAGFGTFLLLFYNQVVGLPSATVGLVVMMALLIDAFVDPMVGFFSDRTRTRWGRRHPWMYASALPIMVGWVLLWNPPESLSQPATLGWLFLTAVLVRTAVSCYEVPSVALTPELSSDYDERTRIMAWRYLFGWAGGLTMLVSAYLYFLAPTPAFANGLLNRDGYVGYALLGALLMGSAILMSGWGTHREIPNLPNPPIVAQSLRDSFRELGQTVRNRAFAILMLAGLCAYTVQGISYAMSTYLYTYVWGFRGIVFVYATVALFGGVLVAFVAAPRIGRRVSKPSAAATAVVAGASFNIAPYALRLLHVLPEVGTATLLPVLLCFFVVATACNVTAFILGASMMADVVEDSEAKTGRRSEGVFFAGSFFVQKCTSGIGIFLAGAILAVAGFPEKATPGQVPVATIDRLTLTYGIAYLTIAGLAAFCFTRFPFGRREHEARLARLGAEALTDSH
- a CDS encoding META domain-containing protein, whose protein sequence is MAVLRHTIIGLSVLIFPALPGCAPTATSSHPAAYQSLTGSVWALRSLQRRHVPRSRHEAVTLRLLPDHGIAGTASCNSVGGREFTWTATTDAEGSFARDPSQPTIMTVAGCNNVVATQIANHFWTLMTKARKWSIDRGDLLLRFDDGTMAVLKAIGPTAQTSTDCRSADPNNLDCHDPVNPREAKR
- a CDS encoding acyl-CoA dehydrogenase family protein; this translates as MALDADTFDALIDTVRRFVAERLRPLEGDVEAADAIPDAVIADMKDMGLFGLSIAEEFGGLGLDMVEECRVAIEMGRTTPAFRSTFGTNVGIGSQGLVMAGTPEQKAAWLPRIASGDIVTSFALTEPDVGSDSGAVKTRAVKDGDVYRLTGTKRYITNADKAQLFTVMARTGEDKGARGVSAFLVPKDLPGITIGEPEKKMGQKGAKVADVHFDDVPVPAANRLGAEGEGFKIAMRVLDRGRLHISAVCVGVAERLIADSVAYAGSRSQFGAPIASHQLIQGMIADMKTEALVARAMVLETAAKKDRGEDVVLESAAAKYFASEMVGRVADKAVQIYGGAGYIADYGIERLYRDVRLFRIYEGTSQIQQVIIARETMKRGG
- a CDS encoding CHAP domain-containing protein encodes the protein MTVKALAARFALVFSCGLMMATPAMAQFWQCAPYAREISGIDIHGNANTWWSQAAGKYERGHAPKVGAVLAFQSTRRMRVGHVAMVSRIVSDREVLLTHANWSRPGGIERDVRAVDVSTAGDWSEVKVWYGPTGGLGTSSYPTNGFIYSGHAPVVEQAPAVDTNVIATAAIVPVVPVAGE
- the msrB gene encoding peptide-methionine (R)-S-oxide reductase MsrB translates to MTQHSTRRSFLSLAAAGVAGAALWGCRSAPAAAAERFPVQMSDAAWRTKLGDAAWNVLRHEGTERPYSSPLNAEHRAGTFACKGCALPLFSSKTKFESGTGWPSFYAPLPKAVATRTDGSLMMERTEVHCRQCGGHLGHVFDDGPKPTGKRYCMNGVAMTFKAG
- a CDS encoding SDR family NAD(P)-dependent oxidoreductase; amino-acid sequence: MRFAGKRAVVTGGASGIGRATALRLADEGASVIVADIDGEAGAALAAASGGRIAFRHTDVTRADEIEALMQAADAAGGLDIVFNNAGAGGAREPIDQLSPDDWDRTMALLLRSVALGIRYAAPLMARRGGGAIVNTASVSALGAGYAPTAYSTAKAGVLHLTKIAAADLAAAHIRVNAVVPGFITTAIFTRHLDIEGARREQADGMIAGAAAKAQPIPRAGRPEDIAAAVAFLASEDASFITGTHILVDGGLTIGTRASWDPAVPSMLTALEAFR
- a CDS encoding NADP-dependent malic enzyme, with protein sequence MSDEASIQFSEREALLFHSEGRPGKIEIIASKPMATQRDLALAYSPGVAVPVQAIADDPSTAYDYTAKGNLVAVISNGTAILGMGNLGALASKPVMEGKAVLFKRFADVDSIDIELKTEDVDRFIDAVELMEPTFGGINLEDIKAPECFIIEQTLRERMNIPVFHDDQHGTAIICAAGLINACLLTGRRLDEVKIVVNGAGAAAIACTELMKAMGVRHNNVIMCDRTGVIYQGREDVNQWQSAHAAVTDRRTLTEALEGADVFLGLSAAGALKPEMVTHMAKAPIIFAMANPEPEIRPELAKAARPDAIIATGRSDYPNQVNNVIGFPFIFRGALDVRATGINDAMKIAAANAIAELARERVPEEVALAYGVQHSFGPEYIIPAPFDPRLMELVPSAVAKAAMDSGVATKPILDMEAYRQKLRARLNPTTSVLSLAYEGARARPKRVLFAEGEEEVVLRAAIAFKEGGYGTPVLVGRDDVYDRLQALGVANPQEYEVHNSRHSPLVPAMVDFVYARLQRRGYLRRDVERMINQDRNVFGAALLQLGEADAMITGITRTWSESMRQVKRVIDPEAGRTPFGIHVLVGQSHTVFIADTTVNERPTGEQLADFAEQTAQVARRMGHEPRVAMLSYSTFGNPKGAWVDNIRDAVSVLDGRNVGFEYEGEMPPDVALNPKQLKKYPFARLSGQANILIMPGLQSAHISAKLLRELGGDNVIGPMLIGMEKPVQIAPMTSTASELVTLAVLAAGGIAR